From Methanobrevibacter ruminantium, the proteins below share one genomic window:
- a CDS encoding NusA-like transcription termination signal-binding factor → MSIKFNAHEIRFIALFESMTGAMVKDCILDDDNAKVTFVVKNGDMGLAIGKGGSTVTKVKKAVGRGVEIIEHNEDPAQFIKNVLSPAELKSIKIVEKNNDEKIAIVNTDSSNKRIAIGKNGINIERAKLLAKRQHEINNIILK, encoded by the coding sequence GTGTCTATTAAATTTAATGCACATGAGATCCGTTTTATAGCTCTCTTTGAGAGCATGACTGGTGCAATGGTTAAAGATTGCATCCTCGATGATGATAATGCCAAAGTTACCTTCGTTGTTAAAAACGGTGATATGGGGTTAGCTATTGGTAAAGGCGGAAGCACTGTAACCAAAGTTAAAAAAGCAGTTGGAAGAGGAGTTGAAATCATTGAGCACAATGAAGATCCTGCTCAATTCATTAAAAACGTTTTATCTCCTGCTGAATTGAAATCCATTAAAATCGTTGAGAAAAACAACGATGAAAAAATAGCTATCGTCAATACAGACTCTTCCAATAAAAGAATAGCTATTGGTAAAAACGGTATTAACATTGAAAGAGCAAAATTATTAGCAAAAAGACAACATGAAATAAATAATATTATTTTAAAATAA
- a CDS encoding 30S ribosomal protein S12 has product MPGLFAAKKLKKNRQNFKWKDVDYKRRALRLDVKADPLEGAPQARGIVIEKVGIEAKQPNSAIRKCVRVQLIKNGKQLTAFAPGDGAIGFIDEHDEVMIEGIGGPSGRSMGDIPGVRWKVSKVNNVALSEMVSGKIDKPVR; this is encoded by the coding sequence ATGCCAGGACTTTTTGCTGCTAAAAAGCTTAAAAAGAATAGACAAAATTTTAAATGGAAAGACGTAGATTACAAAAGAAGAGCATTACGTTTAGATGTAAAAGCAGACCCTCTCGAAGGGGCACCTCAGGCTAGAGGAATTGTTATTGAAAAAGTAGGAATTGAAGCAAAGCAACCTAACTCTGCTATTCGTAAATGTGTTCGTGTTCAATTAATTAAAAACGGTAAACAATTAACTGCATTTGCACCAGGTGACGGAGCAATCGGTTTTATCGATGAGCACGATGAAGTTATGATTGAAGGTATCGGTGGACCATCTGGAAGATCCATGGGTGACATTCCAGGAGTTCGTTGGAAAGTAAGTAAAGTTAACAATGTTGCTTTATCCGAAATGGTAAGCGGAAAAATTGATAAACCAGTAAGATAA
- a CDS encoding 30S ribosomal protein S7 — MAKLFDKWDLDEVEVQDLGLKRYICLDETIVPHTLGRHVKRQFAKSKVSIVERLMNKIMRTQRNSGKKNKAYNIVKEALEIIHKRTKKNPVQVLVTAVENTSPREETTRIKYGGIGYQVAVDISPQRRVDLSLGFLTRGTLQSAFKNRKSVAECLANELIFASEEDTRSFALQKKEEKERVAKAAH, encoded by the coding sequence ATGGCTAAATTATTTGATAAATGGGATCTTGACGAAGTAGAGGTACAAGATTTAGGTTTAAAGAGATACATCTGCTTAGATGAAACTATCGTTCCTCATACTTTAGGTAGACACGTAAAAAGACAATTCGCAAAATCCAAAGTTTCTATTGTAGAAAGATTAATGAACAAAATCATGAGAACCCAAAGAAACTCTGGTAAAAAGAACAAAGCTTACAATATTGTAAAAGAAGCTTTAGAAATTATTCACAAAAGAACTAAAAAGAACCCTGTTCAAGTTTTAGTTACTGCTGTAGAAAACACTTCTCCACGTGAAGAAACTACCCGTATTAAATATGGTGGTATTGGATACCAAGTAGCTGTAGACATTTCTCCACAAAGAAGAGTAGACCTTTCTTTAGGATTCTTAACTAGAGGAACTTTACAATCTGCATTCAAAAACAGAAAATCTGTAGCTGAATGTTTAGCAAACGAATTAATCTTTGCATCTGAAGAAGATACCAGAAGTTTCGCTTTACAGAAAAAAGAAGAAAAAGAAAGAGTTGCAAAAGCAGCACACTAA
- a CDS encoding 50S ribosomal protein L30e produces MMDIERGIRVAVDTGDVTLGSEKSIQSLKLGKGRLAVVAANSPKEILEDVEYYANLSEIPFIVYEGTSVDLGSVCGKPFTVATLIINDPGDSTILEKMG; encoded by the coding sequence ATGATGGATATAGAAAGAGGAATAAGAGTTGCAGTAGATACCGGAGATGTTACACTCGGCTCAGAAAAATCTATTCAATCTTTAAAATTAGGTAAAGGTAGACTTGCAGTTGTTGCAGCTAACAGTCCTAAAGAAATTTTAGAAGATGTAGAATATTACGCAAATCTCTCTGAAATTCCTTTCATTGTATATGAGGGTACAAGTGTAGACTTAGGTTCTGTATGCGGTAAACCATTTACTGTTGCTACTTTAATCATAAACGATCCAGGAGATTCTACTATCTTAGAAAAAATGGGGTAG